The Deltaproteobacteria bacterium genome includes a region encoding these proteins:
- a CDS encoding biotin transporter BioY, which yields MRNRIRAIVMVSLFTALTAVGAFIKIPIPHVPLTLQTLMVMSAGLILGSRLGALSQLLYLTIGLIGLPIFAQGGGPGYVLQPSFGFLVGFIAGAFVIGKIVEKEESLSFSRTLAALLMGQAAIYILGISYLYFNLNFIVHKPVSISTTLKIGLLVFIPGDILKTVVAASVMAPIRKRLILIRQ from the coding sequence ATGAGAAATAGAATTCGAGCCATCGTCATGGTTTCACTTTTTACCGCCCTCACGGCCGTGGGGGCTTTCATTAAGATTCCCATTCCGCACGTTCCCCTTACCCTGCAAACCCTCATGGTTATGTCTGCCGGTTTAATCCTCGGAAGCCGCCTGGGAGCCTTAAGTCAGCTCCTATATCTGACCATAGGTCTCATTGGGCTCCCGATTTTTGCTCAGGGAGGTGGGCCGGGATACGTTTTACAACCTTCTTTCGGTTTCCTGGTTGGCTTCATCGCCGGAGCTTTCGTCATCGGCAAAATAGTTGAAAAAGAAGAAAGCTTAAGTTTCTCCCGCACGTTGGCCGCCCTGCTCATGGGGCAGGCGGCTATTTATATATTGGGCATCTCTTACCTCTATTTCAACCTCAACTTCATCGTCCATAAACCCGTCTCCATATCCACAACATTAAAAATAGGCCTTCTGGTGTTTATCCCCGGCGATATTTTGAAAACCGTTGTTGCAGCGTCGGTCATGGCTCCTATCCGCAAACGACTTATTCTTATTCGCCAATAA
- a CDS encoding adenylate/guanylate cyclase domain-containing protein, producing the protein MEENKKKRGRLDLPAERKLITVMFADIAGFTGLAETMDPEQVRDLMNACFEQLVPAVTQYGGTVDKFIGDEIMALFGAPVAHENDPERALRAALSMQEAITAFNAAHGLHLEAHFGINTGLVIAGSIGTSSQQNYSVMGDAVNLAAHLGHLSQRGEILVGPDTYRRTHHLFSFKALGPLRVKGKADPVPVYKLMGLRAQPGSWRGLEGRGISSPLVGRDEEVASFTHCLDRLLGGQGSLVSISGEAGLGKSRLVAEVRRQMAHQSLLWLEGRTLSFSKTISYWPFLEIIQADTGITAEDHEGQRWAKLERRICSLFPEESTEILPYLATLLSLNVPGNLAERVKYLDGETMGRQVFRSTRRFFARLAQERPLVLIFEDLQWIDHSSALLLEHLLPLVREVPLLICSVGRPDSESPSTRLREIAVKDYADCYKEIALIPLSPAESAQLVHNLLPIDALIPRLREGLLHKAEGNPFFLEEMIRVLIDLGAFVRDRNTGRWQATAQVAQVTIPDTLQGVVMARIDRLDDEMKQVFKLASVIGRIFFYRVLRGIMEADQELDRHLAELQNLELIREKRRIPELEYIFKHALVQEAAYESILLQRRRELHQQVGECVEALFADRLDEFYGLLAYHYTRAEEWEKAQDYLFKAGDQAGKIAADAEALEHYRQALAAHTRAFGNRWDPLQRAILERKMGEALFRRGQNQSAREYLLRALISLGSPYPVSSQGVRLAIGKELVHQARHRLSSRLRWKRLPEGADGFAQERCRIYSVMGWMDYFMDPERLVLDSLLELNLAEQSGLAVDRVLASMGVGLVCDAIPVPWLARFYHSRAVALAEKTQQPIALGQAYLGLALHEHHALGKGKRALEHYRRSATAYWEAGHLRRWAGVKMAESLLWFRENLTDHLNLCQEIIRVSQDAADHQAWGWGLFMLATTLDQAGALDEAIAKMQQALDLLKSVPDYQVVVFASGILGRCYLRQGNIQQALSVLEEGCQLVRKYRLRGFSCVPVRLHLAQAYLLSAEQLGEPARGVAMKKAKQACKIALKQAKFDRAAQIAAYRMQGTQEWLRGKPGRAQQWWQRSLGAADALGAMYELGLTYLEMGKFLEDFGHLEKAESIFEELQAKFDWAQAQKLLQQYKSQPAH; encoded by the coding sequence GTGGAAGAGAACAAGAAAAAAAGGGGCAGATTGGACCTGCCTGCTGAACGGAAGCTCATCACTGTGATGTTCGCCGACATTGCCGGGTTCACCGGCCTGGCCGAGACAATGGACCCAGAACAAGTTCGCGACTTGATGAACGCCTGCTTCGAACAGCTGGTGCCGGCTGTGACCCAGTACGGGGGCACAGTGGATAAATTCATCGGCGACGAAATTATGGCGCTCTTTGGCGCGCCCGTCGCCCACGAAAACGACCCCGAACGCGCTCTCCGCGCTGCGTTAAGCATGCAGGAGGCGATCACGGCGTTTAATGCGGCCCACGGCCTTCATCTGGAAGCCCACTTTGGCATCAACACCGGTTTAGTCATCGCCGGGAGCATCGGAACCAGCAGCCAGCAGAATTATTCGGTCATGGGCGATGCGGTGAACCTGGCCGCCCATTTGGGGCACCTATCCCAGCGAGGCGAGATTCTGGTCGGACCGGACACCTACCGGCGGACCCATCACCTCTTTTCCTTTAAAGCTCTCGGCCCCCTCCGGGTGAAAGGGAAGGCTGACCCCGTTCCGGTCTATAAACTCATGGGTCTACGGGCCCAACCGGGTTCCTGGCGCGGGCTGGAAGGGCGGGGAATCAGTTCTCCGCTGGTGGGGCGCGATGAGGAAGTTGCTTCCTTCACCCACTGCCTTGATCGCTTGCTGGGCGGCCAGGGCAGCCTCGTATCCATTAGCGGAGAGGCCGGCCTGGGCAAATCCCGGCTGGTGGCGGAAGTCAGGCGCCAGATGGCCCACCAATCCCTTTTGTGGCTTGAAGGCCGTACCCTCTCCTTCAGCAAGACCATCAGCTATTGGCCCTTTTTAGAGATCATCCAGGCCGACACAGGCATTACCGCTGAGGATCACGAAGGGCAACGGTGGGCGAAACTCGAACGCCGCATTTGCTCATTATTTCCTGAAGAATCAACTGAAATTCTTCCGTATCTGGCCACTTTACTGTCTTTGAACGTTCCCGGAAACTTAGCGGAACGGGTTAAGTATTTAGACGGCGAGACAATGGGACGTCAGGTTTTTCGCAGTACCCGAAGATTTTTCGCCCGATTAGCTCAAGAGCGGCCGTTAGTCCTTATTTTTGAAGATCTACAATGGATTGATCACTCCTCTGCCTTGTTGCTGGAACACCTTCTGCCCCTCGTTCGCGAAGTGCCCCTGCTCATATGTAGCGTGGGCCGCCCTGATTCAGAATCCCCGTCAACCCGCCTGCGGGAGATCGCGGTCAAGGACTATGCCGACTGCTATAAGGAAATTGCCCTTATACCCCTTTCTCCGGCGGAGAGTGCTCAACTGGTTCACAACCTACTGCCAATCGATGCTTTAATACCCCGCCTGCGAGAGGGGCTTCTCCATAAGGCCGAAGGAAATCCTTTTTTCCTCGAGGAAATGATTCGGGTGCTGATCGACCTTGGCGCTTTTGTCCGTGATAGGAATACGGGGCGTTGGCAGGCCACGGCGCAGGTCGCCCAGGTCACCATCCCTGACACCCTGCAAGGAGTGGTCATGGCCCGGATTGACCGGTTGGATGATGAGATGAAACAAGTCTTCAAGCTGGCCTCGGTCATCGGGCGTATCTTTTTCTATCGCGTGCTGCGGGGAATCATGGAGGCAGACCAAGAATTGGATCGCCACTTAGCGGAGTTGCAGAACCTTGAACTCATCCGCGAAAAGAGGCGGATTCCGGAGCTGGAATACATTTTTAAACACGCCCTCGTCCAGGAAGCCGCCTACGAAAGCATTCTGCTGCAGCGACGAAGAGAGCTGCACCAGCAAGTAGGAGAATGCGTGGAAGCACTCTTTGCGGACCGTCTGGACGAATTCTACGGTTTGCTGGCCTACCATTACACGCGGGCCGAGGAGTGGGAGAAGGCCCAGGATTATCTGTTCAAAGCTGGCGACCAAGCAGGAAAAATAGCGGCAGATGCCGAAGCCTTGGAGCATTACCGCCAGGCCCTGGCGGCCCACACTCGTGCCTTCGGTAACCGCTGGGACCCCTTGCAACGGGCGATATTGGAACGCAAGATGGGAGAAGCATTGTTCCGGCGCGGGCAGAACCAGTCGGCCCGAGAGTACCTGCTCCGGGCATTGATCTCCCTGGGAAGCCCTTATCCTGTTTCTTCCCAGGGCGTTCGCCTGGCCATCGGGAAAGAACTGGTCCACCAGGCCAGACACCGGTTGTCATCCCGGCTTAGGTGGAAACGTCTGCCTGAAGGGGCTGATGGGTTCGCCCAGGAACGGTGTCGCATCTATTCTGTAATGGGTTGGATGGACTATTTCATGGACCCCGAGCGCCTCGTGCTGGATTCCCTCTTGGAGTTGAATCTTGCTGAGCAAAGCGGCCTTGCTGTGGATAGAGTGTTGGCCTCAATGGGTGTAGGGCTAGTTTGCGACGCGATTCCTGTACCTTGGCTGGCCCGTTTCTACCACTCGCGGGCCGTAGCTCTGGCAGAAAAAACTCAGCAACCCATAGCGCTGGGCCAGGCATATCTTGGCTTGGCGCTTCATGAACACCACGCTTTAGGTAAAGGGAAAAGGGCCCTCGAACACTATCGGCGTTCGGCTACGGCCTATTGGGAAGCAGGCCATTTGCGCAGGTGGGCAGGCGTGAAAATGGCTGAAAGCCTCCTCTGGTTCCGAGAAAACTTGACCGACCACCTCAACCTTTGCCAGGAAATTATTCGAGTCAGCCAGGATGCGGCTGATCACCAGGCGTGGGGCTGGGGGTTATTTATGTTGGCTACCACCTTGGATCAAGCGGGAGCATTGGATGAGGCTATAGCGAAGATGCAACAGGCTCTTGACCTGCTCAAGAGCGTTCCGGACTACCAAGTTGTCGTATTTGCCAGCGGAATCCTGGGAAGGTGCTACCTCCGGCAGGGAAATATCCAGCAGGCTCTATCTGTATTGGAGGAAGGTTGTCAACTGGTCAGGAAATATCGCTTGCGAGGTTTTTCCTGCGTGCCGGTGCGCCTTCACTTGGCCCAGGCTTATCTGCTCAGCGCAGAGCAGCTGGGGGAGCCCGCAAGGGGCGTGGCAATGAAAAAGGCCAAACAGGCTTGTAAGATAGCTTTAAAACAGGCCAAGTTCG